One Caretta caretta isolate rCarCar2 chromosome 8, rCarCar1.hap1, whole genome shotgun sequence DNA window includes the following coding sequences:
- the FAM193B gene encoding protein FAM193B isoform X1 has protein sequence MTRRRSRAAAAAAGARRERAGGAAPPAPPPGPGPAEPPEAAPGSSAEPGRAPQVLPTANQSVQTCCLLCHRERKDWGGPSHNGLVSPGERLPPDFVPTLVQNLLGEMPLWICQSCRKSVEEEERRAVQEQALAVSLSHTSCKSQSCGGGSHSSSSSSSSSSSSCHGNSGDWDPSSFLSAHKLSGLWNSQHANGATQGSPLGGLPAALGDKHPSLPLAPECVGQAPAAAPGLKACPYSHTVPPASSGAAPGSPLPTSLDFCTTLPKQFKSMCRRPTPPGEAFHSLDHHRHPDLAAPPNSPTGLPSQPPALISTKQSPAHLNTTSPQAAPVPAASPHAAAAESPPAGTLSHGQASCKSPHLPPANVPLLKMPPPLSGCAHPCNGHCSGSLVPPAAPHQLPSTNRDPMCKGHKFPNGTSCHPPQSCEADEGLGEDEDSSSERSSCTSSSTNQKDGKFCDCCYCEFFGHNAPPAAPTSRNYAEIREKLRSRLTKRKEELPQKLGHSSSSGEPAVDHRDVDELLDYINSSEPKPLNSAKAAKRARHKQKKKEKEKAQLEAEAQKRVARGPLAGQDRELAEEKLLEWPQLELERVNSFLSSRLQEIKNTIKDSIRASFSVYDLNLDVADFPKKAAVLEQKTLLSHLNGSSGLQEIDLDLSPLSLGSSKNHMLLRSELGPCWREGPGEGPPQAENGVVKRLSAVPNLSRMIWVQSPQPTDSAQESGGPGLECKEVAPAKGPEPQEQAPAGGRQRRNKRQSCQARKGECTAVPGAQAGLESPSSKGLVLGAKHPSKPGAVPTLRRGSGCAEPPESAKGQGWGCGGSRPEKERSSEWKGRRGEGKAEQPELMQPPPLAAGDQQPLHPATLGSSPQPKGKSRKSRSRMEKSNTSIDDVFLPKDVDGAEMDETDREVEYFKRFCLDSAKQTRQKVAVNWTNFTLKKTTSSAAQ, from the exons ATGACTCGCAGGCGGAGCAGGGCGGCGGCGGCCGCGGCCGGGGCGCgcagggagcgggcggggggcgccgccccccccgcgccccccccgggGCCCGGCCCCGCAGAGCCCCCCGAGGCGGCGCCGGGCAGCAGCGCGGAGCCGGGCAGAGCCCCGCAG gtgctgcccACTGCCAACCAGTCTGTGCAGACATGTTGTTTGCTATGTCACCGAGAGCGCAAGGACTGGGGAGGCCCATCTCACAACGGGCTGGTCTCCCCGGGCGAGAGGCTGCCTCCAGACTTCGTGCCAACGCTCGTGCAGAACCTGCTGGGAGAAATGCCGCTGTGGATCTGCCAGAGCTGTCGGAAgagtgtggaggaggaggagcggcgAGCTGTCCAGGAGCAGGCCTTGGCG GTCTCATTATCGCACACGTCCTGCAAGTCGCAGTCTTGTGGGGGCGGCTCCCactcctcatcttcctcctcctcatcttcttcctcCTCGTGCCACGGGAACTCGGGGGACTGGGATCCCAGCTCCTTCCTGTCTGCTCACAAACTGTCGGGCCTCTGGAATTCCCAGCATGCCAACGGAGCCACGCAAggcagccccttgggggggctCCCTGCTGCATTAG GTGACAAGCACCCCAGCCTCCCGCTGGCTCCGGAGTGCGTCGGCCAGGCTCCCGCTGCGGcacctgggctcaaggcctgtcCCTACAGCCACACCGTCCCCCCAGCTTCCAGCGGGGCTGCCCCCGGTTCGCCTCTGCCTACCTCACTCGACTTCTGTACGACGCTTCCCAAGCAGTTCAAGAGCATGTGCCGCAGGCCCACCCCGCCAG GTGAGGCCTTCCACTCCTTGGACCATCACCGGCACCCGGACCTTGCCGCTCCTCCCAACAGCCCCACGGGACTCCCCTCCCAGCCACCGGCGCTGATCTCCACCAAGCAGTCACCCGCCCACCTGAACACCACCTCACCGCAGGCAGCGCCggtccctgcagccagcccccacgCAGCCGCTGCCGAGTCCCCTCCTGCTGGCACCCTCTCGCATGGCCAGGCCTCCTGCAAGAGCCCTCACCTGCCCCCCGCCAATGTGCCGCTTCTGAAGATGCCACCTCCGCTTTCAGGCTGTGCCCACCCCTGCAATGGGCACTGCAGCGGCTCCCTggtgccaccagctgccccgcACCAGCTGCCCAGCACTAACAG ggacCCCATGTGCAAAGGACACAAGTTCCCCAATGGTACCAGCTGCCACCCGCCACAGTCATGCGAGGCGGACGAGGGCCTCGGGGAGGATGAGGACAGCAGCTCCGAGCGCAGCTcctgcacctcctcctccaccaacCAGAAAGACGGGAAATTCTGTGACTGCTGCTACTGTGAGTTCTTCGGCCACAACGCG CCCCCTGCGGCCCCCACGAGCCGGAACTATGCCGAGATCCGGGAGAAGCTGCGCTCCCGTCTCACCAAGAGGAAGGAGGAGCTCCCACAGAAGCTGGGCCACAGCAGCAGCTCGGGGGAGCCGGCCGTGGATCACCGGGACGTGGACGAGCTCCTGGATTACATCAACAGCTCGGAGCCCAAGCCCCTGAACAGCGCCAAGGCCGCCAAGCGGGCACGGCACAAGCAGAAGAAGAAG gagaaggagaaagccCAGCTGGAGGCAGAGGCCCAGAAGCGGGTGGCACGCGGCCCTCTGGCTGGCCAGGACAGGGAGCTGGCGGAGGAGAAGCTCCTGGAGtggccccagctggagctggagcgggTGAACAGCTTCCTCAGCAGCCGGCTGCAGGAGATCAAGAACACCATTAAGGACTCCATCCGCGCCAGCTTCAGCGTCTACGACCTCAACCTGGACGTTGCTGACTTCCCCAAGAAGGCCGCCGTGCTGGAGCAGAAGACTCTGCTGTCCCACCTTAACGGCTCCTCGGGCCTGCAGGAGATCGATCTGGATCTCTCCCCTCTGAGCCTGGGCTCCTCCAAGAACCACATGCTGCTGCGGAGCGAGCTGGGCCCTTGCTGGAGGGagggccctggggaggggccaCCGCAGGCTGAGAACGGGGTGGTGAAGCGCCTGAGCGCGGTGCCCAACCTCTCCCGGATGATCTGGGTCCAGTCCCCCCAGCCGACAGACTCTGCCCAGGAGAGCGGCGGGCCTGGCCTGGAGTGCAAGGAGGTGGCGCCGGCCAAAGGTCCAGAGCCGCAGGAGCAGGCACCggcggggggcaggcagaggaggAACAAGCGGCAGAGCTGCCAGGCGAGGAAGGGGGAATGCACCGCGGTGCCCGGCGCCCAGGCCGGGCTGGAGAGTCCCAGCTCGAAGGGGCTCGTGCTGGGAGCCAAGCACCCTTCAAAGCCTGGAGCAGTGCCCACTCTGCGGAGGGGGAGTGGCTGTGCGGAGCCGCCGGAGAGCgccaaggggcagggctggggctgcggcgGCTCCAGGCCCGAGAAAGAGAGGAGCAGCGAGTGGAAAGGCCGGAGGGGCGAGGGCAAAGCGGAGCAGCCAGAGCTGATGCAGCCACCTCCCCTTGCCGCTGGGGACCAGCAGCCCCTGCACCCCGCCACCCTgggcagctccccccagcccaagGGCAAGAGCAGGAAGAGCAGGAGCAGGATGGAGAAATCGAACACGTCCATCG ATGACGTGTTCCTGCCCAAAGACgtggatggggcagagatggACGAGACGGACCGAGAAGTAGAGTACTTCAAGAG
- the FAM193B gene encoding protein FAM193B isoform X2 — protein sequence MPLWICQSCRKSVEEEERRAVQEQALAVSLSHTSCKSQSCGGGSHSSSSSSSSSSSSCHGNSGDWDPSSFLSAHKLSGLWNSQHANGATQGSPLGGLPAALGDKHPSLPLAPECVGQAPAAAPGLKACPYSHTVPPASSGAAPGSPLPTSLDFCTTLPKQFKSMCRRPTPPGEAFHSLDHHRHPDLAAPPNSPTGLPSQPPALISTKQSPAHLNTTSPQAAPVPAASPHAAAAESPPAGTLSHGQASCKSPHLPPANVPLLKMPPPLSGCAHPCNGHCSGSLVPPAAPHQLPSTNRDPMCKGHKFPNGTSCHPPQSCEADEGLGEDEDSSSERSSCTSSSTNQKDGKFCDCCYCEFFGHNAPPAAPTSRNYAEIREKLRSRLTKRKEELPQKLGHSSSSGEPAVDHRDVDELLDYINSSEPKPLNSAKAAKRARHKQKKKEKEKAQLEAEAQKRVARGPLAGQDRELAEEKLLEWPQLELERVNSFLSSRLQEIKNTIKDSIRASFSVYDLNLDVADFPKKAAVLEQKTLLSHLNGSSGLQEIDLDLSPLSLGSSKNHMLLRSELGPCWREGPGEGPPQAENGVVKRLSAVPNLSRMIWVQSPQPTDSAQESGGPGLECKEVAPAKGPEPQEQAPAGGRQRRNKRQSCQARKGECTAVPGAQAGLESPSSKGLVLGAKHPSKPGAVPTLRRGSGCAEPPESAKGQGWGCGGSRPEKERSSEWKGRRGEGKAEQPELMQPPPLAAGDQQPLHPATLGSSPQPKGKSRKSRSRMEKSNTSIDDVFLPKDVDGAEMDETDREVEYFKRFCLDSAKQTRQKVAVNWTNFTLKKTTSSAAQ from the exons ATGCCGCTGTGGATCTGCCAGAGCTGTCGGAAgagtgtggaggaggaggagcggcgAGCTGTCCAGGAGCAGGCCTTGGCG GTCTCATTATCGCACACGTCCTGCAAGTCGCAGTCTTGTGGGGGCGGCTCCCactcctcatcttcctcctcctcatcttcttcctcCTCGTGCCACGGGAACTCGGGGGACTGGGATCCCAGCTCCTTCCTGTCTGCTCACAAACTGTCGGGCCTCTGGAATTCCCAGCATGCCAACGGAGCCACGCAAggcagccccttgggggggctCCCTGCTGCATTAG GTGACAAGCACCCCAGCCTCCCGCTGGCTCCGGAGTGCGTCGGCCAGGCTCCCGCTGCGGcacctgggctcaaggcctgtcCCTACAGCCACACCGTCCCCCCAGCTTCCAGCGGGGCTGCCCCCGGTTCGCCTCTGCCTACCTCACTCGACTTCTGTACGACGCTTCCCAAGCAGTTCAAGAGCATGTGCCGCAGGCCCACCCCGCCAG GTGAGGCCTTCCACTCCTTGGACCATCACCGGCACCCGGACCTTGCCGCTCCTCCCAACAGCCCCACGGGACTCCCCTCCCAGCCACCGGCGCTGATCTCCACCAAGCAGTCACCCGCCCACCTGAACACCACCTCACCGCAGGCAGCGCCggtccctgcagccagcccccacgCAGCCGCTGCCGAGTCCCCTCCTGCTGGCACCCTCTCGCATGGCCAGGCCTCCTGCAAGAGCCCTCACCTGCCCCCCGCCAATGTGCCGCTTCTGAAGATGCCACCTCCGCTTTCAGGCTGTGCCCACCCCTGCAATGGGCACTGCAGCGGCTCCCTggtgccaccagctgccccgcACCAGCTGCCCAGCACTAACAG ggacCCCATGTGCAAAGGACACAAGTTCCCCAATGGTACCAGCTGCCACCCGCCACAGTCATGCGAGGCGGACGAGGGCCTCGGGGAGGATGAGGACAGCAGCTCCGAGCGCAGCTcctgcacctcctcctccaccaacCAGAAAGACGGGAAATTCTGTGACTGCTGCTACTGTGAGTTCTTCGGCCACAACGCG CCCCCTGCGGCCCCCACGAGCCGGAACTATGCCGAGATCCGGGAGAAGCTGCGCTCCCGTCTCACCAAGAGGAAGGAGGAGCTCCCACAGAAGCTGGGCCACAGCAGCAGCTCGGGGGAGCCGGCCGTGGATCACCGGGACGTGGACGAGCTCCTGGATTACATCAACAGCTCGGAGCCCAAGCCCCTGAACAGCGCCAAGGCCGCCAAGCGGGCACGGCACAAGCAGAAGAAGAAG gagaaggagaaagccCAGCTGGAGGCAGAGGCCCAGAAGCGGGTGGCACGCGGCCCTCTGGCTGGCCAGGACAGGGAGCTGGCGGAGGAGAAGCTCCTGGAGtggccccagctggagctggagcgggTGAACAGCTTCCTCAGCAGCCGGCTGCAGGAGATCAAGAACACCATTAAGGACTCCATCCGCGCCAGCTTCAGCGTCTACGACCTCAACCTGGACGTTGCTGACTTCCCCAAGAAGGCCGCCGTGCTGGAGCAGAAGACTCTGCTGTCCCACCTTAACGGCTCCTCGGGCCTGCAGGAGATCGATCTGGATCTCTCCCCTCTGAGCCTGGGCTCCTCCAAGAACCACATGCTGCTGCGGAGCGAGCTGGGCCCTTGCTGGAGGGagggccctggggaggggccaCCGCAGGCTGAGAACGGGGTGGTGAAGCGCCTGAGCGCGGTGCCCAACCTCTCCCGGATGATCTGGGTCCAGTCCCCCCAGCCGACAGACTCTGCCCAGGAGAGCGGCGGGCCTGGCCTGGAGTGCAAGGAGGTGGCGCCGGCCAAAGGTCCAGAGCCGCAGGAGCAGGCACCggcggggggcaggcagaggaggAACAAGCGGCAGAGCTGCCAGGCGAGGAAGGGGGAATGCACCGCGGTGCCCGGCGCCCAGGCCGGGCTGGAGAGTCCCAGCTCGAAGGGGCTCGTGCTGGGAGCCAAGCACCCTTCAAAGCCTGGAGCAGTGCCCACTCTGCGGAGGGGGAGTGGCTGTGCGGAGCCGCCGGAGAGCgccaaggggcagggctggggctgcggcgGCTCCAGGCCCGAGAAAGAGAGGAGCAGCGAGTGGAAAGGCCGGAGGGGCGAGGGCAAAGCGGAGCAGCCAGAGCTGATGCAGCCACCTCCCCTTGCCGCTGGGGACCAGCAGCCCCTGCACCCCGCCACCCTgggcagctccccccagcccaagGGCAAGAGCAGGAAGAGCAGGAGCAGGATGGAGAAATCGAACACGTCCATCG ATGACGTGTTCCTGCCCAAAGACgtggatggggcagagatggACGAGACGGACCGAGAAGTAGAGTACTTCAAGAG